In Halosegnis marinus, one genomic interval encodes:
- a CDS encoding helicase C-terminal domain-containing protein — protein MKPERMESEFPAPSFRGAQQEALRRIRAAFEAGNDVVLVRAPTGSGKSLLARAIAGCAKTPGETDDVEAYGAYYTTPQVSQLDDVEGDDLLDDFSIIRGKGNYDCILPGETDTPVTEAPCARETGFDCPVKHRCPYFSDRAIASNRNIAAMTLAYFMQTAGSDVFGKRDVVVVDEAHGLAEWAEMYATIDLSPGRVPVWDACEPPAVEGLTDVEGYAERLLRVCGRRQEELRSNAELSRSEVAERDRLAELTRELQWFLEDARDPESPTTWVVDQDDRGAITVKPMDPARYLHHTVWDRGNKFALLSATILNKEAFCASCGLNPDNVALVDVPHTFPLEHRPLYDVTCGKMTYEHRDETLPKVARTVVRLMQHHPDEKGLVHAHSYAIAERLVEHLRDMGVGGRVRTHDSENRDAALLGWKAEDSNAVFVSVKMEEALDLKGDRCRWQVICKAPYPNTRDSRVARRLEEGQWGWYYRAALRTVIQAAGRVVRAPDDYGATYLADSSLLDLFERAAHDTPDWFAEQVAAMTAPDLPAFDPSAANAGGSTPSRPRSTRTTAEDDGGPPPSLDDHPLGDVWGTD, from the coding sequence GTGAAACCGGAGCGGATGGAGTCGGAGTTCCCGGCACCCTCGTTCAGGGGTGCCCAACAGGAGGCGCTCCGGCGCATCCGCGCGGCGTTCGAGGCCGGCAACGACGTGGTCCTCGTGCGCGCGCCCACCGGCTCCGGCAAGTCGCTGCTCGCGCGGGCCATCGCCGGCTGTGCGAAGACGCCCGGCGAGACGGACGACGTGGAGGCGTACGGCGCGTACTACACCACGCCGCAGGTGTCACAGCTCGACGACGTGGAGGGCGACGACCTGCTCGACGACTTCTCCATCATCCGCGGGAAGGGGAACTACGACTGCATCCTCCCCGGCGAGACGGACACGCCGGTCACGGAGGCCCCCTGCGCCCGCGAGACGGGCTTCGACTGCCCCGTCAAGCACCGCTGCCCGTACTTCTCTGACCGCGCCATCGCCTCCAACCGGAACATCGCGGCGATGACGCTGGCGTACTTCATGCAGACGGCCGGCTCCGACGTGTTCGGCAAGCGCGACGTGGTCGTGGTGGACGAGGCCCACGGCCTCGCGGAGTGGGCGGAGATGTACGCGACCATCGACCTCTCGCCCGGCCGCGTCCCGGTGTGGGACGCCTGCGAGCCGCCCGCCGTCGAGGGGCTGACCGACGTGGAGGGGTACGCCGAGCGCCTGCTCCGCGTCTGCGGCCGCCGGCAGGAGGAGCTCCGCTCGAACGCCGAGCTCTCGCGCTCGGAGGTGGCCGAGCGCGACCGGCTAGCCGAACTCACCCGCGAACTCCAGTGGTTCTTGGAGGACGCCCGCGACCCCGAGAGCCCGACGACGTGGGTCGTCGACCAGGACGACCGGGGCGCGATTACGGTGAAGCCGATGGACCCCGCGCGCTACCTCCACCACACGGTGTGGGACCGGGGCAACAAGTTCGCGCTCCTGTCGGCGACCATCCTCAACAAGGAGGCGTTCTGTGCCAGTTGCGGGCTGAATCCCGACAACGTCGCGCTCGTGGACGTTCCCCACACGTTCCCGCTGGAGCACCGCCCGCTGTACGACGTGACGTGCGGGAAGATGACCTACGAACACCGCGACGAGACGCTCCCGAAGGTGGCGCGCACGGTCGTCCGCCTGATGCAACACCACCCCGACGAGAAGGGGTTGGTTCACGCGCACAGCTACGCCATCGCGGAACGGCTGGTCGAGCACCTCCGCGACATGGGCGTGGGCGGGCGGGTTCGGACCCACGACTCGGAGAACCGCGACGCGGCGCTGCTCGGCTGGAAGGCGGAGGACTCCAACGCCGTTTTCGTCTCCGTGAAGATGGAGGAGGCGCTCGACCTGAAGGGCGACCGCTGTCGCTGGCAGGTGATATGCAAGGCCCCGTACCCGAACACCCGCGACTCGCGGGTCGCCCGGCGGCTGGAAGAAGGGCAGTGGGGCTGGTACTACCGGGCCGCGCTCCGCACCGTGATTCAGGCCGCCGGCCGCGTCGTTCGCGCGCCCGACGACTACGGGGCGACGTACCTCGCGGACTCCTCGCTGCTCGACCTGTTCGAGCGGGCGGCCCACGACACCCCGGACTGGTTCGCGGAGCAGGTCGCGGCCATGACCGCGCCCGACCTGCCGGCGTTCGACCCGAGCGCGGCGAACGCGGGCGGAAGCACGCCCTCCCGCCCGCGTTCGACGCGCACGACGGCGGAGGACGACGGCGGTCCGCCCCCGTCGCTGGACGACCACCCGCTCGGCGACGTGTGGGGCACCGACTAG
- a CDS encoding helix-turn-helix transcriptional regulator has translation MNDGALDDVAYLARSATRVRLLSRVASGPTTRDRLREDGVARETLRRTLAEFEERGWATAAGGEWAATPLGAYVAASVGECLDDIGAANAVADAVALLPDGARDLGMEAYLDAEVVAATPGDPLKPVRRALAPLSEGGHIRLLAGAVTAETLAATAEGLDAGQRFEAVFDAPAAAALREDPDLAGAARTLLGREGVRAWTTAETLGYSVGLVDGRAAFGLTDERAAPAAYLETGDERVVGWVGERFDALAEAGERLRPADL, from the coding sequence ATGAACGACGGCGCGCTCGACGACGTGGCCTACCTCGCCCGCTCCGCGACGCGGGTGCGCCTGCTGTCGCGGGTGGCGTCGGGGCCGACGACCCGCGACCGCCTCCGCGAGGACGGCGTCGCGCGCGAGACGCTCCGGCGCACCCTCGCCGAGTTCGAGGAGCGCGGGTGGGCGACCGCCGCGGGCGGGGAGTGGGCCGCGACCCCGCTCGGCGCGTACGTCGCCGCGTCCGTGGGGGAGTGTCTCGACGACATCGGGGCGGCGAACGCCGTCGCCGACGCCGTCGCCCTGCTCCCGGACGGTGCTCGCGACCTCGGCATGGAGGCGTACCTCGACGCCGAGGTGGTGGCGGCCACGCCCGGCGACCCGCTCAAGCCGGTTCGTCGGGCGCTCGCACCGCTGTCGGAGGGCGGCCACATCCGACTCCTCGCGGGTGCCGTCACCGCCGAGACGCTCGCGGCGACGGCCGAGGGGCTCGACGCCGGCCAGCGGTTCGAGGCCGTCTTCGACGCGCCCGCCGCCGCCGCGCTCCGCGAGGACCCCGACCTCGCCGGGGCGGCCCGCACGCTCCTCGGCCGCGAGGGGGTGCGGGCGTGGACGACCGCCGAGACGCTCGGGTACAGCGTCGGCCTCGTGGACGGCCGGGCGGCGTTCGGCCTCACGGACGAGCGCGCCGCCCCGGCGGCGTACCTCGAAACGGGCGACGAGCGCGTCGTCGGGTGGGTCGGCGAGCGGTTCGACGCGCTCGCCGAAGCCGGCGAACGGCTCCGTCCGGCGGACCTCTGA
- a CDS encoding lipoyl protein ligase domain-containing protein has translation MRIVRGRAGEVEEDRAVTAALRADTAETGEGAVRAWTPHRQVAFGRRDARADGYERAREAARDHGFPPYERDVGGRAVAYTGNTVAFLRLEPVADMRRGMDERYDAAVADVARGLETVGVRAERGEPPGSFCPGQHSLSAAGKIVGLAQRVSKGVAQTAGICVVRDHAGIAEVLDPVYAALDVPFDPDSVGSVARAGGDGDPERVARAIEAALVGDREATVERVR, from the coding sequence ATGCGAATCGTGCGGGGACGCGCGGGCGAGGTCGAGGAGGACCGCGCGGTCACGGCCGCGCTCCGTGCCGACACCGCCGAGACCGGCGAGGGTGCCGTGCGCGCGTGGACGCCGCACCGACAGGTCGCCTTCGGCCGACGCGACGCCCGCGCGGACGGCTACGAGCGCGCCCGCGAGGCCGCACGCGACCACGGCTTTCCCCCCTACGAGCGCGACGTGGGCGGCCGGGCCGTCGCCTACACGGGGAACACCGTCGCCTTCCTGCGGCTGGAGCCGGTCGCGGACATGCGCCGCGGGATGGACGAGCGCTACGACGCCGCGGTCGCGGACGTGGCGCGCGGACTCGAAACGGTGGGCGTGCGCGCCGAGCGCGGGGAGCCGCCCGGGTCGTTCTGTCCCGGCCAACACTCGCTGTCGGCGGCGGGGAAAATCGTGGGCCTCGCCCAGCGCGTCTCGAAGGGAGTCGCCCAGACGGCGGGCATCTGTGTCGTTCGCGACCACGCCGGGATAGCCGAGGTGCTCGACCCGGTGTACGCGGCGCTCGACGTGCCGTTCGATCCCGACTCCGTGGGGAGCGTGGCGCGGGCGGGCGGCGACGGCGACCCGGAGCGGGTGGCGCGAGCCATCGAGGCCGCGCTCGTCGGGGACCGCGAGGCGACCGTCGAGCGCGTGCGATAG
- a CDS encoding DUF7529 family protein, producing MSSDPTAPWRRLLEVVDAAAEEYREEGRTVVTVEPADVTVVPADAGPFGLVAVVPDDEHAALTDLVAGREFPTTDVFRRIAGDLVLLGVAVESADGEAAALVPLYYERTREEEGELRKHDGVLYTRVRGLSGRDTVTFEHDDPAAFLPDERFDAD from the coding sequence ATGAGCAGCGACCCGACCGCGCCGTGGCGGCGACTGCTGGAGGTCGTCGACGCGGCCGCCGAGGAGTACCGCGAGGAGGGCCGGACGGTGGTCACGGTCGAACCGGCCGACGTAACCGTCGTTCCGGCCGACGCGGGCCCGTTCGGTCTCGTCGCCGTCGTCCCGGACGACGAGCACGCGGCGCTTACCGACCTCGTTGCGGGCCGCGAGTTCCCCACGACCGACGTGTTCAGACGCATCGCGGGTGACCTCGTACTGCTCGGCGTGGCTGTCGAGAGCGCGGACGGCGAGGCCGCGGCGCTCGTCCCGCTGTACTACGAGCGGACGCGCGAGGAGGAAGGTGAGCTACGGAAACACGACGGCGTCCTCTACACCCGGGTTCGGGGGCTGTCGGGACGCGATACGGTGACGTTCGAGCACGACGACCCGGCGGCCTTCCTCCCCGACGAGCGGTTCGACGCCGACTAG
- a CDS encoding DUF5806 family protein, whose product MTDASGAEEERTDLTSAVRRVDEGETEASAEEVPEDVREYARFSKIDGATYDRANEFLRDRTYITAREWAIARLCADFRTETGVEMTKIGENLPRLVPFMTDTYSPQAVNQARSSFEGKVRKAGATFLYGAMCDFFTAEELDDLMYEVTEVAKFLLEVEGVELSVDEELAAEDRISEVMREVRSHSAALRHDEVTCPECGHTHDVTADD is encoded by the coding sequence ATGACCGACGCGTCCGGAGCCGAGGAGGAGCGGACCGACCTGACGAGCGCCGTCCGACGGGTCGACGAGGGGGAGACGGAGGCGAGCGCCGAGGAGGTTCCCGAGGACGTCCGCGAGTACGCCCGCTTCTCGAAGATAGACGGCGCGACGTACGACCGGGCGAACGAGTTCCTCCGCGACCGCACCTACATCACCGCCCGCGAGTGGGCCATCGCGCGGCTGTGTGCCGACTTCCGCACCGAGACGGGCGTCGAGATGACGAAGATCGGCGAGAACCTCCCGCGCCTCGTCCCCTTCATGACGGACACCTACTCCCCGCAGGCCGTCAATCAGGCCCGCTCGTCGTTCGAGGGGAAGGTCCGGAAGGCCGGCGCGACGTTCCTCTACGGCGCGATGTGCGACTTCTTCACCGCCGAGGAGCTCGACGACCTGATGTACGAGGTGACGGAGGTCGCGAAGTTCCTGTTGGAGGTGGAGGGCGTCGAACTCTCCGTGGACGAGGAACTCGCCGCGGAGGACCGTATCTCCGAGGTGATGCGCGAGGTGCGCTCCCACTCCGCCGCGCTGCGCCACGACGAGGTGACGTGCCCGGAGTGCGGCCACACCCACGACGTCACCGCGGACGACTAG
- a CDS encoding SHOCT domain-containing protein — MGVAENLRTRADEVTVFLVLGAGFLALFAGYPYFWAIWVIGFAVVLPLVSILLGLDDEEEEPDDDVEEGEDALDALKRRYADGDLSDEEFERRLERLLETENREDAAAYIERRERDAERE; from the coding sequence ATGGGCGTCGCCGAGAACCTCCGGACGCGGGCCGACGAGGTGACCGTCTTCCTCGTGCTCGGCGCGGGGTTTCTCGCGCTGTTCGCCGGCTACCCGTACTTCTGGGCGATCTGGGTCATCGGGTTCGCGGTGGTGCTCCCGCTCGTGAGCATCCTCCTCGGGCTCGACGACGAGGAGGAGGAACCGGACGACGACGTCGAGGAGGGAGAGGACGCGCTTGACGCGCTCAAGCGGCGCTACGCCGACGGCGACCTCTCCGACGAGGAGTTCGAGCGGCGGCTCGAACGCCTGCTCGAAACCGAGAACCGCGAGGACGCGGCGGCCTACATCGAGCGGCGCGAGCGCGACGCGGAACGGGAGTGA
- a CDS encoding DUF7561 family protein, protein MASEPCDGCGRKVTIAGGIANIWTFGGDETDGLALELADGTDHLLCYDCIERLPDEATAADVAALAE, encoded by the coding sequence ATGGCGAGCGAGCCCTGCGACGGCTGCGGGCGCAAGGTGACGATAGCCGGGGGTATCGCGAACATCTGGACGTTCGGTGGCGACGAGACGGACGGCCTGGCGCTCGAACTCGCGGACGGCACGGACCACCTGCTCTGTTACGACTGCATCGAGCGGCTCCCCGACGAGGCGACGGCCGCGGACGTGGCCGCCCTCGCCGAGTGA
- a CDS encoding universal stress protein: MEIETVLVPVDGSEESVAAVEYGVAIADAYGASVHALYVLGEGMVRGVEAGDLADEEVAAESEAFLDEVQRMAGDVPVSRAMAAGFSLSQLSRHPGSVILDAADDVAADFLVVPREPLTGDPSAVIEKAAEYVLAHASQPVLSV; encoded by the coding sequence ATGGAGATCGAGACGGTCCTCGTTCCCGTCGACGGGAGCGAGGAGTCGGTCGCGGCCGTCGAGTACGGCGTCGCGATAGCCGACGCGTACGGGGCGTCGGTCCACGCGCTGTACGTGTTGGGCGAGGGAATGGTCCGCGGGGTGGAAGCCGGGGACCTGGCGGACGAGGAGGTCGCGGCCGAATCGGAGGCGTTCCTGGACGAGGTACAGCGGATGGCCGGCGACGTGCCGGTGAGCCGAGCGATGGCCGCGGGCTTCTCGCTGTCGCAGCTCTCGCGGCATCCCGGTAGCGTCATCCTCGACGCCGCGGACGACGTGGCGGCGGACTTCCTCGTCGTTCCGCGGGAGCCGCTGACCGGCGACCCGAGCGCGGTCATCGAGAAGGCGGCCGAGTACGTCCTCGCGCACGCGTCCCAGCCGGTGCTGTCGGTGTGA
- a CDS encoding DUF6757 family protein, translating into MQCHYCEREAAVAVEKDHIKVGLCEDHFRDRLEELKSDGWLEDLQEELDIDRS; encoded by the coding sequence ATGCAGTGTCACTACTGCGAGCGCGAGGCCGCCGTCGCGGTCGAGAAGGACCACATCAAGGTCGGCCTCTGTGAGGACCACTTCCGCGACCGACTGGAGGAACTCAAGTCCGACGGCTGGCTGGAGGACCTCCAGGAGGAACTCGACATCGACCGCTCGTAG
- a CDS encoding GNAT family N-acetyltransferase, whose translation MSRVYPDDVAGPYEPPPRAFTDRDGREVEVRRFREADREALVEMYVAFDPEDRAQGIPPTGETNVRKWLDTIVTDAGTNVVAWHGDRVVGHATLVPDFDDGGGDDDAYELAIFVLHEYQEAGIGSRLIEGLLGAGREDGAERVWLTVERWNGAAVGLYEKVGFEPSDTGSFELEMSARLR comes from the coding sequence ATGAGCCGCGTCTATCCGGACGACGTCGCCGGCCCGTACGAGCCGCCGCCGCGCGCGTTCACCGACCGCGACGGCCGCGAGGTGGAGGTGCGGCGCTTCCGCGAGGCCGACCGCGAGGCGCTCGTGGAGATGTACGTCGCCTTCGACCCGGAGGACCGCGCGCAGGGTATCCCGCCGACGGGCGAGACGAACGTCCGGAAGTGGCTCGACACCATCGTCACCGACGCGGGGACCAACGTCGTCGCGTGGCACGGCGACCGCGTGGTGGGCCACGCCACGCTCGTTCCCGACTTCGACGACGGCGGCGGCGACGACGACGCCTACGAACTCGCCATCTTCGTCCTCCACGAGTATCAGGAAGCGGGCATCGGGTCGCGGCTCATCGAGGGGCTGCTCGGCGCGGGGCGCGAGGACGGCGCGGAGCGGGTCTGGCTCACCGTCGAACGGTGGAACGGGGCCGCGGTCGGCCTCTACGAGAAGGTGGGGTTCGAGCCCTCCGACACCGGGAGCTTCGAACTGGAGATGTCGGCGCGCCTACGCTGA
- a CDS encoding DUF5786 family protein, whose amino-acid sequence MSMGAYDEDEHERRESKAANVDTHTDDERTEYRGSVSYDSGDSTEALLDQFERIKSDR is encoded by the coding sequence ATGAGCATGGGAGCATATGACGAGGACGAGCACGAACGCCGCGAATCCAAGGCCGCGAACGTCGACACCCACACCGACGACGAGCGGACCGAGTACCGCGGGAGCGTGAGCTACGACTCCGGCGACTCCACCGAGGCCCTGCTCGACCAGTTCGAGCGGATCAAGTCCGACCGCTGA
- a CDS encoding dihydroorotase, which translates to MLFENATLADGRVEDVRVAGETVAAVGADLDAGADERVVDATDRLLLPGMIDAHVHFRQPGFPHKETWATGSRSAAAGGVTTVADQPNTEPPTVDGAAFDAKADLAAASLVDFGINGGVTAAWDPDSLFDRPLFALGEVFLADSTGDMGIEADLYADAVERAAAAGARVTVHAEDATLFDESARERDDADAWSAYRTAEAEAVAVERACRVAAEAGATVHIAHTSTPEGIDAAAEAGMTCEVTPHHLLLSRDDLEELGTHGRMNPPLRSEERREAVFERVADGTVDIVATDHAPHTRAEKDAGIWDAPSGVPGVETALPLLLERARRGDLTYERVRDLTAANPAAVFDLPNKGRVAEGYDADLVLVDPEGSRPVRAADLHTKCDWTPFEGRDAVFPELTLVRGTVVYERGEGFGDAAGENVRSA; encoded by the coding sequence ATGCTCTTCGAGAACGCGACGCTCGCCGACGGCCGCGTGGAGGACGTGCGTGTGGCCGGCGAGACGGTCGCCGCCGTCGGGGCCGACCTCGACGCCGGGGCGGACGAGCGGGTCGTGGACGCGACCGACCGACTGCTCCTGCCGGGGATGATAGACGCCCACGTCCACTTCCGCCAGCCCGGCTTCCCGCACAAGGAGACGTGGGCCACCGGGTCGCGCTCGGCGGCCGCGGGCGGCGTGACGACCGTGGCCGACCAGCCGAACACCGAGCCCCCGACCGTGGACGGCGCGGCGTTCGACGCGAAGGCCGACCTCGCCGCGGCGTCGCTCGTGGACTTCGGCATCAACGGCGGCGTCACGGCGGCGTGGGACCCCGACTCGCTGTTCGACCGCCCGCTGTTCGCGCTCGGCGAGGTGTTCCTCGCGGACTCGACGGGCGACATGGGCATCGAGGCCGACCTGTACGCGGACGCCGTCGAGCGCGCGGCGGCGGCGGGCGCCCGGGTCACCGTCCACGCCGAGGACGCGACGCTGTTCGACGAGTCGGCGCGCGAGCGCGACGACGCCGACGCGTGGAGCGCCTACCGGACCGCCGAGGCCGAGGCCGTGGCCGTCGAGCGCGCCTGTCGGGTCGCGGCGGAGGCGGGCGCGACGGTCCACATCGCCCACACCTCCACGCCCGAAGGCATCGACGCCGCCGCCGAAGCGGGGATGACCTGCGAGGTGACGCCCCACCACCTGCTCCTCTCGCGCGACGACCTCGAGGAACTGGGCACGCACGGCCGGATGAACCCCCCGCTCCGGAGCGAGGAACGGCGCGAGGCCGTCTTCGAGCGGGTCGCGGACGGAACGGTCGATATCGTCGCGACCGACCACGCACCCCACACCCGCGCGGAGAAGGACGCCGGCATCTGGGACGCCCCCTCGGGGGTGCCGGGCGTCGAGACGGCGCTCCCGCTCCTGCTCGAACGCGCGCGACGGGGGGACCTCACCTACGAGCGGGTGCGCGACCTCACGGCCGCGAACCCCGCGGCGGTGTTCGACCTGCCGAACAAGGGCCGGGTCGCCGAGGGATACGACGCCGACCTCGTGCTCGTGGACCCCGAGGGGTCGCGGCCGGTCCGGGCCGCGGACCTCCACACGAAGTGCGACTGGACGCCGTTCGAGGGACGCGACGCCGTGTTCCCGGAGCTGACGCTCGTGCGCGGGACGGTCGTGTACGAGAGGGGTGAGGGGTTCGGCGACGCTGCGGGCGAGAACGTCCGGTCAGCGTAG
- a CDS encoding DUF5784 family protein, protein MAGPLRFRRSNGSWNEQRVRERLLRPLDEAFGARLERPWFDPPRGYEARRLEMDNGDFALFCWDGGRAYWMGNTTTPEALWRTEKYDFTEVPYPVARWAQRELLARLELVDPWLAEYDHVAWFFLPVFLSKDGRDTTRAFFDEHAGGFPDATRDEALAFFERALASGELDEYRYTMASKLGTSRGMDVGRMAATMGEFVVAKLLVDAGLDFEPEIQLDSGHALDFRVAGGHLVEVTRPRPPARRSRADTPVAAVRETADAKTNDQLKKHPSATLFVDCSSFRDDEWATLRAERPSVAHRPTVVFRARPDGRVEGYRVGTLPFDTGDAIEWLD, encoded by the coding sequence GTGGCAGGGCCGTTGCGCTTCCGTCGGTCGAACGGGTCGTGGAACGAACAGCGGGTGCGCGAGCGGTTGCTCCGCCCGCTGGACGAGGCGTTCGGCGCGCGCCTCGAACGCCCGTGGTTCGACCCGCCGCGGGGGTACGAGGCGCGGCGGCTGGAGATGGACAACGGCGACTTCGCGCTGTTCTGCTGGGACGGCGGCCGGGCGTACTGGATGGGGAACACGACGACGCCGGAGGCGCTGTGGCGCACGGAGAAGTACGACTTCACCGAGGTCCCGTACCCCGTGGCGCGGTGGGCCCAGCGGGAACTGCTCGCGCGCCTCGAACTCGTGGACCCGTGGCTCGCGGAGTACGACCACGTCGCGTGGTTCTTCCTCCCCGTCTTCCTCTCGAAGGACGGACGGGACACGACGCGCGCCTTCTTCGACGAACACGCGGGCGGCTTCCCCGACGCGACGCGCGACGAGGCGCTCGCCTTCTTCGAGCGGGCGCTCGCCTCGGGCGAACTCGACGAGTACCGCTACACGATGGCGTCGAAGCTCGGGACGAGCCGGGGGATGGACGTGGGCCGGATGGCCGCGACCATGGGCGAGTTCGTCGTGGCGAAACTGCTCGTCGACGCGGGCCTCGACTTCGAGCCGGAGATCCAGCTCGACAGCGGCCACGCGCTCGACTTCCGGGTCGCCGGCGGCCACCTCGTCGAGGTGACCCGGCCGCGCCCGCCGGCGCGCCGGAGCCGCGCGGACACGCCCGTCGCGGCCGTCCGCGAGACGGCCGACGCCAAGACGAACGACCAGCTGAAGAAACACCCATCCGCGACCCTGTTCGTGGACTGTTCCTCCTTCCGCGACGACGAGTGGGCGACGCTCCGCGCCGAGCGGCCGTCCGTGGCCCATCGGCCGACGGTCGTGTTCCGCGCCCGTCCCGACGGCCGCGTGGAGGGGTACCGCGTCGGGACGCTCCCGTTCGACACGGGCGACGCTATCGAGTGGCTGGATTAA
- a CDS encoding PHP domain-containing protein: MDSPVVADLHAHTTNSDGEMALDDVPVAAKRAGVEVVAVTDHDRLHPDLDAPTEYREGVKLIHGIELRVESPAGRVDLLGYAAEPTMALERETERLQADRAQRGAAIIENVEDRLGIDLGIEARPGIGRPNIARAVAERTDMTVNEVFDDLIGDDGPCFVAREVPDFGTGRDLLADACGLVGLAHPFRYEDPAAALELCADLDAVERYYPYGREVEASLVEDAIDRYDLVPTGGSDAHDDELGKAGLDADGYERFRAAAGLPHP; encoded by the coding sequence ATGGACTCCCCCGTCGTCGCCGACCTCCACGCGCACACGACGAACTCGGACGGCGAGATGGCGCTCGACGACGTCCCCGTCGCCGCGAAGCGGGCGGGCGTCGAGGTCGTCGCCGTCACCGACCACGACCGCCTCCACCCGGACCTCGACGCCCCTACCGAGTACCGCGAGGGCGTGAAACTGATACACGGCATCGAACTCCGCGTCGAGAGCCCCGCGGGCCGCGTGGACCTGCTCGGCTACGCCGCCGAACCGACGATGGCCCTCGAACGCGAGACGGAACGCCTGCAGGCCGACCGGGCACAGCGCGGCGCGGCCATCATCGAGAACGTCGAGGACCGGCTGGGCATCGACCTCGGCATCGAGGCGCGGCCCGGCATCGGCCGGCCGAACATCGCCCGCGCCGTCGCCGAGCGCACCGACATGACCGTGAACGAGGTGTTCGACGACCTCATCGGCGACGACGGTCCCTGCTTCGTCGCCCGCGAGGTTCCCGACTTCGGGACGGGGCGCGACCTCCTCGCGGACGCGTGCGGGCTGGTCGGCCTCGCGCACCCGTTCCGCTACGAGGACCCCGCGGCCGCGCTGGAACTGTGTGCGGACCTCGACGCCGTCGAGCGCTACTACCCCTACGGCCGCGAGGTGGAGGCGTCGCTCGTCGAGGACGCCATCGACCGCTACGACCTCGTTCCGACCGGAGGGAGCGACGCCCACGACGACGAACTCGGGAAGGCGGGGCTCGACGCCGACGGCTACGAGCGGTTCCGGGCCGCCGCGGGGTTGCCACACCCGTAG
- a CDS encoding universal stress protein → MHVLLGIGGSEDSIRALDRTIERSLEAGDDLVVAVLDNPDSEPSQSAVAERARERLADAGLDAEVRPVAGDPGSALVDLAEAEGFDRIVLGGGETSPLGKIQLGSIAEFVLLNAPVSVTLVR, encoded by the coding sequence ATGCACGTGCTGTTGGGTATCGGCGGGAGCGAGGACTCGATACGGGCGCTCGACCGGACCATCGAGCGGTCGCTGGAGGCCGGCGACGACCTCGTCGTCGCGGTCCTCGACAACCCGGACTCCGAGCCGTCGCAGTCGGCGGTCGCGGAGCGGGCGCGCGAGCGGCTCGCCGACGCGGGGTTGGACGCCGAGGTCCGGCCGGTCGCGGGCGACCCCGGAAGCGCGCTGGTCGACCTCGCGGAGGCGGAGGGGTTCGACCGCATCGTGCTGGGCGGCGGCGAGACCAGTCCGCTCGGCAAGATACAGCTCGGCTCCATCGCGGAGTTCGTCCTCCTGAACGCGCCCGTCTCGGTGACGCTCGTCCGATGA
- a CDS encoding DUF5789 family protein, producing the protein MRFMSDADANLDAHSYPATASELIDAYGETELELQNGSETFGEALGRLGETTYHDAEDAKQAAMSAVSEGAIGRKGYSDRDAPTVGEDGPAQVSF; encoded by the coding sequence ATGCGATTCATGTCCGACGCGGACGCGAACCTCGACGCGCACAGCTATCCGGCGACGGCGTCGGAGCTCATCGACGCGTACGGCGAGACGGAACTGGAGCTCCAGAACGGCTCCGAGACGTTCGGCGAGGCGCTCGGCCGCCTCGGCGAGACGACCTACCACGACGCCGAAGACGCGAAGCAGGCGGCGATGTCCGCGGTCTCGGAGGGCGCCATCGGCCGCAAGGGCTACTCGGACCGCGACGCCCCGACCGTCGGCGAGGACGGCCCGGCGCAGGTCTCCTTCTAG